In one window of Alkalilimnicola sp. S0819 DNA:
- a CDS encoding DNA translocase FtsK gives MAKTDTDNSKALPSPLGHHIHRGLREAVLLLLLALAIFLLLALLSFDPRDPSWSYGVSAERIHNLGGEAGALFADISLYLFGYLAYLFPVMIAYGALLAFRWQRQDGRFHWGVFSLRFAGFVVTVISGATLAYLHFAAVPGTVPLSAGGVLGELTGGALRATLNFTGATIFTLAAFLAGVTIFTGLSWLALMDMLGRLSLRLAAATAGAWQRLRDYQAGRRARRERSASRVQEARKLAKRKPPQIAPKLEEPKLSVKAQKERQIPLFDGPTSDGLPPVVLLDPPPEQRAGYSKEALEAMSRLVELKLGDFGVEVEVVEVQPGPVITRFELQPAPGVKVSQISNLSKDLARALSVTAVRVVEVIPGKSVVGLEIPNEQRQLIAFSEIIRSREYEKAGAALPLALGKDISGKPVVVDLAKMPHLLVAGTTGSGKSVGVNAMILSLLYRYTPEVVRLIMIDPKMLELSVYDDIPHLLAPVVTDMKEAANGLRWCVGEMERRYRLMAALGVRNLAGFNRKVREAAERGEPIKDPLFKVPDTAAFGDTEAMPTAPDLQALPFIVVVVDEFADMMMMVGKKVEELIARLAQKARAAGIHLVLATQRPSVDVITGLIKANIPTRMAFQVSSKVDSRTILDQMGAEALLGHGDMLYLAPGSGLPQRVHGAFVADGEVHKVVAHLKEHGRPEYVEEVLKDASETAPVPGLSGESSPDGEADPLYDQAVAIVTETRRASISGVQRRLKIGYNRAARLVEQMEESGVVGALQANGQRDVLAPPPPKD, from the coding sequence GTGGCGAAAACCGACACCGATAACAGCAAGGCGCTGCCATCGCCCCTGGGGCACCATATCCATCGCGGTCTGCGCGAGGCGGTGTTGTTGCTGCTGCTGGCGCTGGCCATCTTTCTGCTGCTGGCGCTGCTGAGCTTCGATCCGCGTGATCCGAGTTGGAGCTACGGGGTCTCGGCCGAGCGTATTCATAACCTGGGCGGCGAGGCCGGCGCGCTGTTCGCCGATATCAGCCTTTATCTCTTCGGCTATCTGGCCTATCTGTTCCCGGTGATGATCGCTTATGGGGCGTTGCTGGCGTTCCGCTGGCAGCGTCAGGACGGGCGTTTCCACTGGGGCGTATTCTCCCTGCGCTTCGCCGGCTTCGTGGTGACGGTGATATCCGGGGCGACGCTGGCGTATCTGCACTTCGCCGCGGTGCCGGGCACCGTGCCGCTTAGCGCCGGCGGAGTGTTGGGCGAGCTGACGGGCGGTGCACTGCGGGCAACGCTGAACTTCACCGGGGCCACCATCTTCACCCTGGCGGCCTTCCTTGCCGGCGTGACTATCTTCACAGGTCTGTCCTGGCTGGCGCTGATGGACATGCTCGGCCGCCTGTCCCTGCGCCTGGCGGCGGCCACGGCCGGAGCCTGGCAGCGTTTGCGGGATTACCAGGCCGGGCGCCGTGCGCGGCGCGAGCGCAGCGCCAGCCGCGTCCAGGAAGCGCGCAAGCTGGCCAAGCGCAAGCCGCCACAGATCGCGCCCAAGCTGGAAGAGCCCAAGCTCAGTGTCAAAGCCCAGAAGGAGCGGCAGATTCCCCTGTTCGATGGCCCCACCAGCGACGGTTTGCCCCCGGTGGTCCTGCTGGACCCGCCGCCCGAGCAGCGGGCGGGCTACAGCAAGGAAGCGCTGGAGGCCATGTCGCGGCTGGTGGAGCTCAAGTTGGGCGACTTCGGCGTGGAGGTGGAAGTTGTCGAGGTGCAGCCCGGGCCGGTGATCACCCGCTTCGAGCTGCAGCCCGCCCCCGGGGTGAAGGTCAGCCAGATCAGCAATCTCTCCAAGGATCTGGCTCGGGCCCTTTCGGTGACCGCCGTGCGTGTGGTGGAAGTCATTCCCGGCAAGTCCGTGGTGGGGCTTGAAATTCCCAACGAGCAGCGCCAATTGATCGCCTTCTCCGAAATCATCCGCTCCCGGGAATACGAGAAGGCCGGCGCCGCGCTGCCGCTGGCGTTGGGCAAGGACATCTCGGGCAAGCCCGTGGTGGTGGACCTGGCGAAGATGCCTCATCTGCTGGTCGCGGGCACCACCGGCTCGGGCAAGTCCGTGGGCGTGAACGCCATGATCCTCAGCCTGCTCTATCGGTACACACCGGAGGTGGTGCGGCTGATCATGATCGACCCGAAGATGCTGGAACTTTCGGTCTACGACGATATTCCGCACCTGCTCGCCCCCGTGGTCACCGACATGAAGGAAGCCGCCAATGGCCTGCGCTGGTGCGTGGGCGAGATGGAACGGCGCTACCGCCTGATGGCGGCTTTGGGCGTGCGCAACCTGGCCGGTTTCAACCGCAAGGTACGGGAGGCCGCCGAGCGGGGCGAGCCGATCAAGGATCCGCTGTTCAAGGTGCCCGACACGGCGGCCTTCGGCGATACCGAAGCCATGCCCACCGCGCCCGATCTGCAGGCGCTGCCTTTCATCGTGGTGGTGGTGGACGAGTTCGCCGACATGATGATGATGGTGGGCAAGAAGGTAGAGGAACTCATTGCCCGTCTCGCTCAGAAGGCGCGCGCCGCCGGCATCCACCTGGTGCTGGCCACCCAGCGCCCCTCGGTGGACGTGATCACCGGCCTGATCAAGGCCAACATCCCCACCCGCATGGCCTTCCAGGTGTCCTCCAAGGTGGATTCCCGCACCATTCTCGACCAGATGGGCGCCGAGGCGCTGCTGGGTCATGGCGACATGCTCTACCTGGCGCCGGGCAGCGGCCTGCCCCAGCGGGTGCATGGCGCTTTCGTCGCCGATGGCGAGGTCCACAAGGTGGTGGCGCACCTGAAGGAGCATGGCCGGCCGGAGTATGTGGAAGAAGTGCTCAAGGACGCCTCGGAAACCGCCCCCGTGCCGGGCCTGAGTGGTGAATCCTCGCCGGACGGCGAGGCCGACCCGCTCTATGACCAGGCCGTGGCCATCGTCACCGAAACCCGCCGTGCCTCCATCTCCGGTGTGCAGCGCCGGTTGAAGATCGGCTATAACCGGGCCGCGCGCCTGGTGGAGCAGATGGAGGAGAGCGGTGTGGTGGGCGCCCTGCAAGCCAACGGCCAACGGGACGTTCTAGCCCCGCCGCCACCGAAGGATTGA
- the lolA gene encoding outer membrane lipoprotein chaperone LolA, with product MIARTLLALMLTLLALPSLAGPRADLMRYFQDVRSLGGEFRQTVENGQERVLEESRGRMALQRPGRFRWDYREPYEQLILADGQRLWVYDADLEQVTVRSLGDVLGVGPAILLSGDGSELTEAFRLQEVDENWLRLIPRDPDWDFQAIMMYLEGGLPRLLEVDDGMGQITRLELADLRVNPRLPVDTFRFEVPEGVDVIAPGQ from the coding sequence ATGATCGCACGCACGCTGCTCGCCTTGATGCTGACGCTGCTCGCCCTGCCGTCGCTCGCCGGTCCCAGGGCCGATCTGATGCGCTATTTCCAGGACGTGCGCAGTCTCGGCGGCGAGTTCCGCCAGACCGTGGAGAACGGGCAGGAGCGAGTGCTCGAGGAGTCTCGCGGGCGTATGGCCCTGCAGCGCCCGGGCCGCTTTCGCTGGGATTATCGCGAGCCCTACGAGCAACTGATACTCGCCGACGGCCAGCGGCTATGGGTCTACGACGCGGATCTGGAACAGGTCACGGTGCGCTCCCTGGGCGATGTGCTGGGAGTGGGCCCGGCGATTCTGCTGAGCGGCGACGGCAGCGAACTCACCGAGGCCTTTCGCCTGCAGGAAGTGGACGAGAACTGGCTGCGTCTGATCCCCCGTGATCCGGACTGGGACTTTCAAGCGATAATGATGTACCTGGAAGGCGGCTTGCCGCGGTTGCTGGAAGTGGATGACGGCATGGGCCAGATCACCCGGCTGGAGCTGGCGGATCTGCGGGTCAATCCGCGATTGCCCGTCGATACCTTCCGCTTCGAGGTTCCCGAGGGCGTGGACGTGATCGCCCCCGGGCAGTGA
- the crcB gene encoding fluoride efflux transporter CrcB, which yields MGRELLLVAAGGALGAMGRFVLSQVIYGALGRGFPYGTFAVNLIGSTLIGLAYVVLVEQAPGHATGKALLIAGVLGAFTTYSSFALDSILLMQSGQPVKAAVYVLSSTLLCLLGAWAGLLVARQFI from the coding sequence ATGGGGCGTGAGCTGTTGCTGGTGGCTGCCGGGGGCGCCCTGGGGGCCATGGGCCGCTTCGTGCTCAGTCAGGTCATCTACGGCGCATTGGGGCGGGGCTTTCCCTATGGGACCTTCGCGGTCAACCTGATCGGCAGTACCCTGATCGGCCTGGCCTACGTAGTGTTGGTGGAACAAGCGCCGGGCCACGCCACGGGCAAGGCACTGCTGATTGCGGGAGTGCTGGGCGCCTTCACCACCTATTCCAGTTTCGCGCTGGATTCGATCTTGCTGATGCAGTCCGGCCAGCCTGTGAAGGCCGCTGTGTATGTGCTCTCGAGCACCCTGCTGTGTCTGCTGGGCGCCTGGGCCGGCCTGCTGGTGGCCCGACAATTTATTTGA
- the serS gene encoding serine--tRNA ligase, producing the protein MLDPRLLRADVEAVAQGLLGRGYELDVARYRELEQSRKTLQVQTQELQNERNSRSKAIGKAKAQGEDIQPLLDEVAGLGERLEQARGELQGVQDELDELLMGMPNLPHESVPAGNGEADNQEVRRWGEPPALDFKPRDHVELGALHAGMDFEAAAKLAGSRFVVLRGAVARLQRALVQFMLDLHTREHGYEEVYVPYLVNADSMRGTGQLPKFEEDLFATAGEQRFYLIPTAEVPVTNLQRDEILPAESLPLRYTAHTPCFRSEAGAYGKDTRGMIRQHQFEKVELVQMVRPADSYAALEALTGHAEQVLQRLGLPYRVMALCAGDMGFSAAKTYDLEVWLPAQQTYREISSCSNFEDFQARRMQARWRNPETGKPELLHTLNGSGLAVGRCLVAILENYQDADGRVRVPDALQPYLGGSRYLGD; encoded by the coding sequence ATGCTGGACCCAAGATTGCTGCGCGCCGATGTGGAAGCCGTCGCGCAAGGCCTGCTCGGCCGCGGCTACGAACTGGACGTCGCTCGTTACCGTGAACTGGAGCAGAGCCGCAAGACGCTGCAGGTGCAGACCCAGGAGCTGCAGAATGAGCGTAATTCCCGCTCCAAGGCCATCGGCAAGGCCAAGGCCCAGGGTGAGGACATACAGCCGCTGCTAGACGAAGTGGCCGGCTTGGGCGAGCGCCTGGAGCAGGCGCGGGGCGAATTGCAGGGCGTACAGGACGAACTGGACGAGCTTCTGATGGGGATGCCCAATCTGCCCCATGAGAGCGTTCCGGCGGGCAATGGCGAAGCGGACAACCAGGAAGTGCGTCGCTGGGGCGAGCCGCCGGCGCTGGATTTCAAGCCCCGGGACCATGTGGAGCTGGGTGCCTTGCACGCGGGCATGGACTTCGAGGCCGCCGCCAAGCTCGCCGGTTCCCGCTTCGTGGTGCTGCGCGGCGCCGTGGCGCGACTGCAGCGCGCACTGGTGCAGTTCATGCTCGACCTGCACACCCGCGAGCACGGTTACGAGGAAGTCTATGTACCGTACCTGGTCAATGCCGACAGCATGCGCGGCACCGGCCAGCTGCCCAAGTTCGAGGAGGATCTGTTCGCCACCGCCGGGGAGCAGCGCTTTTATCTGATCCCCACCGCGGAAGTGCCGGTCACCAATCTGCAGCGTGACGAGATCCTGCCCGCCGAATCCCTGCCCCTGCGCTACACCGCGCACACGCCGTGCTTCCGCTCCGAGGCCGGCGCCTACGGCAAGGACACCCGGGGAATGATCCGCCAGCACCAGTTCGAGAAGGTGGAGCTGGTACAGATGGTGCGCCCCGCGGATTCCTACGCCGCCCTGGAAGCGCTCACCGGTCACGCCGAGCAAGTGCTGCAGCGTTTGGGGTTGCCGTATCGGGTCATGGCGCTGTGCGCCGGTGACATGGGCTTCTCCGCGGCCAAGACCTACGACCTGGAAGTGTGGCTGCCGGCGCAGCAGACCTATCGGGAAATCTCTTCCTGCAGCAACTTCGAAGACTTCCAGGCCCGGCGCATGCAGGCGCGCTGGCGCAACCCGGAAACGGGAAAGCCTGAGCTGTTGCACACTTTGAACGGCTCGGGGCTCGCCGTGGGGCGGTGTCTGGTGGCCATCCTCGAGAACTATCAAGACGCCGACGGTCGCGTGCGTGTGCCCGATGCACTGCAGCCGTACCTCGGTGGCAGCCGCTACCTGGGCGACTGA
- the cysB gene encoding HTH-type transcriptional regulator CysB translates to MKLNQLRYICEVARRGLKVSAAAEALYTSQPGVSKQIRMLEDELGVQIFARSGKHLSHITPAGKAVLEEAQKLLGQVQNIRSIAAEHKDENRGSLSIATTHTQARHALPHVVARFREQYPGVSLHMHQGTPMQIAEMAARGQVDFAIATEAIALFEDLALLPCYRWNRCVVVPEGHSLLKEKTLTLEKLAEHPLVTYVFGFTGRSKLDKAFQDCGLQANVVFTATDSEVIKTYVQLGLGVGIMAGMAFEPERDQGLRAIDASHLFEPSVTNIGFRRGAYLRGYMHEFIKLFAPHVTREVVERAVAARTKEERAKLLEELSPYLEDH, encoded by the coding sequence ATGAAACTCAACCAGCTGCGCTACATCTGCGAGGTCGCCCGGCGCGGGCTGAAAGTCTCCGCCGCGGCAGAGGCCTTGTATACCTCCCAGCCCGGAGTGAGCAAGCAGATTCGCATGCTGGAGGATGAACTGGGCGTACAGATATTCGCCCGCAGTGGCAAACACCTCAGCCACATTACCCCAGCGGGCAAGGCGGTGCTGGAGGAGGCGCAAAAACTGCTCGGGCAGGTACAGAACATCCGCTCCATTGCCGCAGAGCACAAGGACGAGAACCGCGGCAGCCTGAGTATCGCCACCACCCATACCCAGGCACGCCATGCCCTGCCCCACGTGGTTGCCCGTTTCCGCGAGCAGTATCCTGGGGTGAGTCTGCACATGCATCAGGGCACGCCCATGCAGATCGCGGAAATGGCCGCTCGCGGGCAGGTGGATTTCGCCATCGCCACGGAGGCCATCGCCCTGTTCGAGGATCTGGCCCTGCTGCCCTGTTACCGCTGGAACCGCTGCGTGGTGGTCCCGGAGGGGCATTCGCTGCTGAAAGAGAAGACGCTCACGCTGGAGAAGCTCGCCGAGCATCCACTGGTGACCTATGTCTTCGGTTTTACCGGTCGCTCCAAGCTCGACAAGGCCTTCCAGGACTGTGGGCTACAGGCCAATGTGGTGTTCACTGCCACGGATTCCGAAGTGATCAAGACCTATGTGCAGCTGGGCCTGGGGGTGGGCATCATGGCTGGAATGGCCTTCGAGCCGGAGCGCGATCAGGGCCTGCGGGCGATAGACGCCAGCCATCTTTTCGAGCCCAGTGTGACGAACATCGGCTTTCGCCGAGGTGCCTATCTGCGCGGCTACATGCACGAGTTCATCAAGCTTTTCGCCCCCCATGTGACGCGGGAGGTGGTGGAGCGCGCCGTGGCGGCACGCACCAAAGAAGAAAGGGCCAAGCTCCTCGAGGAGCTCAGCCCTTACCTGGAAGACCATTGA
- a CDS encoding Bax inhibitor-1/YccA family protein → MNQQTQTAAIAREGVLATNKVIRNTYILLSLTLLFSALTAGIAMASNAAPLPWFVVLIGYFGLLFLTTKLRNSVWGLASVFALTGFMGYTLGPLLSFYLSAFSNGSELVMMAMGGTGVIFVGLSAYALTTRKDFSFMGGFLLTGILVAFLAGIGALLFNLPGLALGVSAMFVLLMAGLILYETSNIIHGGETNYIMATVTLYVAIYNLFTSLLHLLGAFMGED, encoded by the coding sequence ATGAATCAGCAGACCCAGACAGCCGCCATCGCCCGGGAAGGCGTACTGGCGACCAACAAGGTCATTCGCAACACTTATATCCTGCTGTCGCTCACCCTGCTGTTCAGCGCGCTGACCGCGGGTATCGCCATGGCGAGCAACGCCGCGCCCCTGCCCTGGTTCGTGGTGCTGATCGGCTACTTCGGCCTGCTGTTCCTGACCACCAAGCTGCGCAACAGCGTCTGGGGCCTGGCCTCGGTGTTCGCCCTCACCGGTTTCATGGGCTACACCCTGGGCCCGCTGCTCAGCTTCTACTTGAGCGCCTTCAGCAACGGCAGCGAACTGGTGATGATGGCCATGGGCGGCACCGGCGTGATCTTCGTCGGGCTCTCGGCCTACGCGCTGACCACCCGGAAGGACTTCAGCTTCATGGGTGGCTTCCTGCTGACCGGCATCCTGGTGGCTTTCCTGGCCGGGATCGGCGCGCTGCTGTTCAATTTGCCGGGCCTCGCCCTGGGCGTGAGCGCCATGTTCGTGCTGCTGATGGCCGGTCTGATTCTCTACGAGACCAGCAACATCATCCACGGCGGCGAGACCAACTACATCATGGCCACCGTGACCCTGTACGTGGCCATCTATAATCTGTTCACCAGCCTGCTGCATCTGCTGGGTGCGTTCATGGGCGAAGACTAG
- a CDS encoding 5'-nucleotidase: protein MPVTFDNTLVIAISSRALFDMSESHRVYTEEGVEAYCRYQIEHEDQLLAPGVAYGLVRKLLALNDEQDRTKVEVILLSRNSADTGLRVFNSVAHYGLNITRAAFTNGLSPYRYVPAFGAHLFLSADPDDVVEALNHGQAAATILPSAARHDGDDECEDVELRIAFDGDAVVFSDEAERVFRSKGLQEFASTERAQAREPLQGGPFKSFLAALHALQSQYDARSCPIRTALVTARGAPAHERVIRTLREWQVRIDEALFLGGLPKAEFLEAFGADIFFDDQQGHCELASRHVATGHVPHGVANEETMAGF from the coding sequence ATGCCGGTCACCTTCGACAATACGCTGGTCATCGCTATTTCCTCCCGCGCGCTGTTCGACATGAGCGAGAGCCACCGGGTCTATACCGAAGAGGGCGTGGAGGCTTACTGCCGTTACCAGATCGAGCACGAGGACCAGCTGCTCGCCCCGGGGGTGGCCTATGGCCTGGTGCGCAAGCTGCTGGCGTTGAACGACGAGCAGGACCGCACCAAGGTGGAGGTGATCCTGCTTTCGCGTAACAGCGCCGACACCGGCCTGCGGGTGTTCAATTCAGTGGCCCATTACGGGCTGAACATCACCCGCGCGGCCTTCACCAACGGGCTCAGCCCCTACCGCTACGTGCCGGCCTTCGGTGCCCATCTGTTTCTCTCCGCGGACCCGGACGATGTGGTGGAGGCGCTCAACCACGGTCAGGCCGCCGCCACCATCCTGCCCTCGGCGGCGCGCCATGACGGGGACGATGAATGCGAGGACGTTGAATTGCGGATCGCCTTCGACGGCGATGCCGTAGTGTTCTCCGACGAGGCCGAGCGGGTATTCCGCAGCAAGGGGTTGCAGGAATTCGCCAGCACCGAGCGCGCCCAGGCCCGCGAGCCCCTGCAGGGCGGCCCCTTCAAGAGCTTCCTCGCCGCGCTGCATGCGCTGCAGTCCCAGTACGACGCCCGCAGCTGCCCCATTCGCACCGCCCTGGTCACTGCCCGCGGCGCGCCCGCCCACGAGCGCGTGATTCGCACCCTGCGCGAATGGCAGGTGCGTATCGACGAGGCGCTGTTTCTCGGCGGGCTGCCCAAGGCGGAGTTCCTGGAGGCCTTCGGCGCCGACATCTTTTTTGACGACCAGCAGGGTCACTGCGAGCTGGCGAGCCGGCATGTGGCCACCGGCCACGTGCCCCACGGCGTCGCCAACGAGGAAACCATGGCCGGCTTCTGA
- the thrH gene encoding bifunctional phosphoserine phosphatase/homoserine phosphotransferase ThrH: MEIVCLDLEGVLIPEIWINFAELTGIEELRATTRDVPDYDELMRYRLDILDRHKLGLPDIEQVIDKLTPLEGARQFLDGVRERYQLVILSDTFVEFARPLMRQLGWPTLFCHQLEVAAGGRIADYRLRLKDHKRRAVEAFRELNFRTVAAGDSYNDTTMLGAADKGVLFCPPQNVIDEFPQYPVTRTYDELRAEIDQGFGA; the protein is encoded by the coding sequence GTGGAAATCGTCTGTCTGGACCTGGAAGGGGTCCTGATCCCCGAAATCTGGATCAACTTCGCTGAGCTCACTGGCATCGAGGAGCTGCGGGCCACGACCCGTGACGTGCCCGATTACGATGAACTGATGCGCTACCGGCTCGATATCCTGGACCGTCACAAGCTGGGACTGCCGGACATCGAGCAGGTCATCGACAAGCTCACCCCGCTGGAGGGCGCGCGGCAGTTCCTGGACGGTGTGCGCGAGCGCTACCAGCTGGTGATCCTCTCCGACACCTTCGTGGAGTTCGCCCGCCCCTTGATGCGCCAGCTGGGCTGGCCGACGCTGTTCTGCCACCAGCTGGAAGTCGCCGCGGGCGGCCGCATCGCCGACTACCGCCTGCGCCTGAAGGACCACAAGCGTCGCGCCGTGGAAGCCTTCCGGGAGCTGAACTTCCGCACCGTGGCCGCGGGGGATTCCTACAACGACACCACCATGCTCGGCGCCGCCGACAAGGGCGTGCTGTTCTGTCCGCCGCAGAACGTGATCGACGAATTCCCGCAGTACCCGGTGACCCGCACCTACGACGAGTTGCGCGCCGAGATCGATCAGGGCTTCGGGGCCTGA
- a CDS encoding metallophosphoesterase family protein, translated as MRVAIVSDTHGFLDPRIADQIAECDLAVHAGDIGGADVLLAMSPRGQLVAVKGNNDSPERWSRQEVHMLETLPEEARLDLPGGQLVVVHGDDAGGVDVRHANLRERYPDARAIVYGHSHRLVVDDSAEPWVLNPGAAGRTRTYGGPSCLVLEADEDGWQVEALRLEPRKYRAI; from the coding sequence ATGCGAGTAGCCATCGTCTCCGATACTCACGGTTTCCTCGACCCACGCATCGCCGACCAGATTGCCGAGTGCGATCTGGCCGTGCACGCGGGTGATATCGGCGGCGCCGACGTACTGCTGGCCATGAGCCCCCGGGGTCAGCTGGTGGCGGTCAAGGGCAATAACGACAGCCCCGAGCGTTGGTCGCGCCAGGAAGTGCACATGCTCGAAACCCTGCCCGAGGAAGCCCGGCTGGACCTGCCGGGCGGCCAACTGGTGGTGGTGCACGGCGATGACGCGGGTGGGGTGGATGTGCGCCATGCCAATCTGCGCGAGCGCTACCCCGACGCCCGGGCTATCGTCTACGGCCATAGCCACCGCCTGGTGGTGGACGACAGCGCCGAGCCCTGGGTGCTCAACCCCGGCGCCGCCGGGCGCACTCGCACCTACGGCGGGCCTTCCTGCCTGGTGCTGGAGGCGGACGAGGACGGTTGGCAGGTGGAAGCCCTGCGGCTGGAGCCGCGCAAGTATCGCGCAATCTGA